Proteins from a genomic interval of Bradyrhizobium sp. CCBAU 53340:
- a CDS encoding spermidine synthase: MIPWEKIDTAKIPGSDEELRLMRRGKEFSIKLGTNELMNNRLSGSEAALATLAAKQIEKVTKPAVLIGGLGMGFTLRAALAVLGSKAKIVVSELVPAVVAWARGPMAEVFGDSLEDARVSIREIDVGEIVRAKSSAFDAILLDVDNGPEGLTRKGNDALYSASGLAAAKAALRPGGVLAVWSSGPNPAFAKRLGRAGFDVNEVNVRATGRGGGARHVIWIAKKA, encoded by the coding sequence ATGATTCCCTGGGAAAAAATCGACACCGCCAAAATCCCCGGCTCCGATGAGGAGCTCCGCCTGATGCGGCGGGGCAAGGAGTTTTCGATCAAGCTCGGCACCAACGAGCTGATGAACAACCGCCTGTCGGGCTCCGAAGCCGCGCTCGCAACGCTGGCGGCGAAACAGATCGAGAAAGTAACAAAGCCTGCCGTTCTGATCGGTGGCCTAGGCATGGGCTTTACGCTGCGCGCGGCGCTCGCCGTGCTCGGAAGCAAGGCAAAGATCGTGGTCTCTGAATTGGTGCCGGCGGTGGTGGCGTGGGCGCGCGGGCCGATGGCGGAGGTCTTCGGCGACAGTCTCGAAGACGCCAGGGTGAGCATCCGGGAAATCGACGTCGGCGAGATCGTCCGGGCGAAGAGTTCGGCCTTCGACGCCATTCTGCTCGATGTCGACAACGGGCCGGAAGGGCTGACGCGAAAGGGCAACGATGCGCTCTACAGTGCGAGCGGATTGGCGGCCGCGAAGGCGGCGCTACGGCCCGGCGGCGTGCTCGCTGTCTGGTCGTCGGGACCGAACCCCGCCTTTGCCAAGCGTCTCGGCCGTGCCGGCTTCGACGTCAACGAGGTCAACGTCCGCGCAACCGGCAGAGGCGGCGGCGCGCGTCACGTGATCTGGATCGCGAAGAAGGCTTAA
- a CDS encoding alpha/beta fold hydrolase, with protein MIEMPPLKFAQTNGIRMGYYEAGPVTDKPPVVLCHGWPELAFSWRHQIKALSEAGIRVIAPDQRGYGATDRPEAVEAYDMEHLTGDLVGLLDHLNIEKAIFVGHDWGGFVVWQMPLRHPARVAGVVGVNTPHWDRAPMDPIALFRQRFGDQMYIVQFQDPAREPDRIFGSRVEQTFDAFMRKPLPRPAEKSGEEPIAGVGASSKTNLAFPQMIAAYDAKVDPRTPILSADEKKVFVDTFTKTGFTGGINWYRNFTRNWERSKGLDHHITVPSLMIMAENDAVLPPSAADGMERLVADLEKYLVKDSGHWTQQEKPEEVSAILIEWRRRRFG; from the coding sequence ATGATCGAAATGCCGCCGCTCAAGTTCGCGCAGACGAACGGAATCCGCATGGGCTATTACGAGGCGGGCCCTGTGACCGACAAGCCGCCGGTTGTCTTGTGCCATGGCTGGCCCGAACTCGCCTTCTCCTGGCGCCACCAGATCAAGGCCCTGAGCGAAGCCGGCATCCGCGTGATCGCGCCCGATCAGCGCGGCTATGGCGCAACCGACCGGCCTGAGGCGGTCGAGGCCTATGACATGGAGCACCTGACCGGCGATCTCGTCGGGTTGCTCGATCATCTCAACATCGAGAAGGCGATCTTCGTCGGCCACGATTGGGGCGGCTTCGTTGTCTGGCAGATGCCGCTGCGGCATCCTGCGCGCGTTGCCGGCGTCGTTGGCGTCAACACGCCGCATTGGGACCGTGCGCCGATGGATCCGATTGCGCTGTTCCGCCAGCGCTTCGGCGACCAGATGTACATCGTCCAGTTCCAGGATCCCGCGCGCGAGCCGGACAGGATTTTCGGTAGCCGCGTCGAGCAGACGTTTGATGCCTTCATGCGCAAGCCGCTGCCGCGGCCGGCAGAGAAATCGGGAGAGGAGCCGATCGCCGGCGTCGGCGCCTCATCAAAGACCAATCTGGCCTTCCCCCAGATGATCGCGGCCTATGACGCCAAGGTCGATCCGCGCACGCCGATCTTGTCCGCAGACGAGAAGAAAGTCTTCGTCGATACCTTCACCAAGACCGGCTTCACGGGCGGCATCAACTGGTACCGCAATTTCACCCGCAATTGGGAGCGCTCGAAGGGGCTGGATCACCACATCACCGTGCCGTCGCTGATGATCATGGCCGAGAACGATGCGGTGCTGCCGCCGTCGGCGGCCGACGGCATGGAGAGACTGGTGGCAGACCTCGAGAAATATCTGGTGAAGGACAGCGGCCATTGGACGCAGCAGGAAAAGCCGGAAGAGGTCAGCGCCATCTTGATCGAATGGCGTAGAAGGCGGTTTGGCTAA
- a CDS encoding ABC transporter substrate-binding protein, with amino-acid sequence MSVGRSLFAATLAGALALAASPASSQTLRYANQGELKSLDPYTLNESTTSAHLGHVYEGLVARDKDLKIIPALAESWETPEPTRWRFHLRKGVKFHNGDPFTADDVVFSAERVRAKGSNFQSRVPADAKVVKIDDYTVDFILTSPNPILTALWATWYIMDKKWAEANDAVAPTPAAATTPSYASLHENGTGAFTIESHQPGVKTVFKANPNWWRKPEHNLKEIVFTPIANPATRVAALLSGEVDVIEPVPVQDIERVKASPNATVLTGPELRTIFVGMDQARDELLYSNVKGKNPFKDVRVREAVYRAIDVDLIKNRVMRGLSTPSALMVAPEIFAMSKDFKRPKLDPDAAKKLLADAGYPDGFEVTMDCPNDRYVNDAAICQAIVGMLARINIKVDLLAQPKAQYFAKVLKPGGYKTSLFLLGWTPDTLDSHNVLHDIMGCRDDPKDPNRGEANLAGYCNKQFDELADKVLLEPDPTKRDLLIKQAFELSMKDWAYIPLHQQALAWGVSKKVKLTQRADNQVLLYWATKQDE; translated from the coding sequence ATGTCAGTCGGACGAAGTTTGTTTGCGGCGACGCTCGCCGGTGCGCTTGCGTTGGCGGCCTCGCCGGCGTCGAGCCAGACGCTGCGCTACGCCAACCAGGGTGAGCTGAAATCGCTGGATCCCTACACCTTGAACGAGTCGACCACCAGTGCGCATCTCGGACATGTCTATGAGGGCCTGGTCGCCCGCGACAAGGACCTGAAGATCATCCCGGCGCTCGCCGAGAGCTGGGAGACGCCCGAGCCGACACGCTGGCGCTTTCACCTGCGCAAGGGCGTGAAATTCCACAACGGTGACCCCTTCACCGCCGATGACGTGGTGTTCTCGGCCGAGCGCGTGCGGGCGAAAGGCTCGAATTTCCAGAGCCGCGTTCCCGCCGATGCAAAGGTCGTCAAGATCGACGATTACACCGTCGATTTCATCCTGACCTCGCCCAATCCCATCCTGACGGCGCTGTGGGCGACCTGGTACATCATGGACAAGAAATGGGCAGAGGCGAACGATGCAGTGGCACCGACGCCCGCGGCCGCGACGACCCCGAGCTATGCCTCGCTCCATGAAAACGGCACCGGCGCTTTTACCATCGAGAGCCATCAGCCAGGCGTGAAGACCGTCTTCAAGGCCAATCCGAACTGGTGGCGCAAACCGGAACATAATCTGAAGGAGATCGTCTTCACGCCGATCGCAAACCCGGCCACGCGTGTCGCGGCCCTGCTGTCGGGCGAGGTCGACGTGATCGAGCCGGTTCCGGTCCAGGACATCGAGCGCGTCAAGGCGAGCCCCAACGCCACGGTGCTGACGGGACCCGAGCTCCGCACCATCTTCGTCGGCATGGACCAGGCGCGCGATGAGCTCCTGTACTCCAACGTCAAGGGCAAGAACCCGTTCAAGGACGTTCGCGTCCGCGAAGCCGTCTACCGGGCGATCGACGTCGACCTGATCAAGAATCGCGTCATGCGCGGGCTCTCCACGCCGTCCGCATTGATGGTCGCACCGGAGATCTTTGCGATGTCGAAGGACTTCAAGCGACCGAAGCTCGATCCCGACGCCGCCAAGAAGCTTCTGGCGGACGCTGGCTATCCGGATGGTTTCGAGGTGACAATGGACTGCCCGAACGATCGCTACGTCAATGACGCCGCGATCTGCCAGGCGATCGTCGGCATGCTCGCTCGCATCAACATCAAGGTGGATCTGCTGGCGCAGCCCAAGGCCCAGTATTTCGCCAAGGTGCTGAAGCCCGGCGGCTACAAGACTTCGCTGTTCTTGCTGGGTTGGACCCCGGATACGCTCGACTCCCACAATGTGCTCCACGACATCATGGGCTGCCGGGACGATCCCAAGGATCCCAACCGCGGCGAAGCCAATCTCGCCGGTTATTGCAACAAGCAGTTCGACGAGCTCGCGGACAAGGTTCTCCTGGAGCCCGATCCGACCAAGCGCGATCTCCTGATCAAGCAGGCCTTCGAGCTCTCGATGAAGGACTGGGCCTATATCCCGCTGCATCAGCAGGCGCTCGCCTGGGGCGTGTCGAAGAAAGTGAAGCTGACCCAGCGCGCGGACAATCAGGTCCTGCTCTACTGGGCGACCAAGCAGGACGAGTAG
- a CDS encoding alpha/beta fold hydrolase — protein sequence MPDTRDGAPGSDRLRPPALGLLLAEARGLFEFNASLLLSPLLMRAPRGDGHPVLALPGFLASDLSMAPMRRYLGELGYETHAWRMGRNLGGLARMREALRGRLAEIHAASGRKVSLVGWSLGGVYARDLALQAPELVRYVITLGSPFANDVRATNATALYEALSGERVEDFAELREAIAGDLKVPATSIYSRADGVVNWRTCLLRPSDRAENIEVYFASHIGLGVNPAALWAVADRLAQPEGEFWPFDRAGPFAIAYAPPERAISV from the coding sequence ATGCCTGATACGCGCGACGGGGCGCCGGGCTCGGACCGGCTTCGCCCGCCGGCCCTCGGCCTGCTGCTCGCCGAGGCGCGCGGCCTGTTCGAATTCAACGCCAGCCTCCTGCTGTCGCCGCTGTTGATGCGTGCGCCCAGGGGCGACGGCCATCCGGTGCTGGCGCTGCCGGGCTTTCTCGCCAGCGATCTGTCGATGGCGCCGATGCGGCGCTATCTCGGCGAGCTCGGCTATGAGACCCATGCCTGGCGGATGGGCCGCAATCTCGGCGGGCTGGCGCGGATGCGGGAAGCCCTGCGCGGCCGCCTCGCCGAAATCCACGCTGCAAGCGGGCGGAAAGTCAGCTTGGTCGGATGGAGCCTTGGCGGTGTCTATGCTCGCGATCTTGCGCTTCAGGCGCCCGAGTTGGTCCGTTATGTCATCACACTCGGCAGCCCTTTTGCCAATGATGTGCGGGCGACCAATGCGACCGCGCTATACGAGGCGTTATCAGGCGAACGGGTCGAGGACTTTGCCGAGCTGCGCGAGGCGATCGCGGGTGATCTCAAGGTGCCCGCGACGTCGATTTATTCGCGCGCCGATGGCGTTGTGAATTGGCGGACCTGCCTGTTGCGCCCCTCCGACCGGGCCGAGAACATCGAAGTGTATTTCGCCAGCCATATCGGGCTCGGGGTGAACCCCGCGGCGTTGTGGGCCGTGGCGGATCGCCTGGCGCAACCGGAGGGGGAGTTCTGGCCATTTGATCGGGCCGGGCCGTTTGCCATTGCATATGCCCCGCCGGAGCGGGCAATATCGGTCTGA
- a CDS encoding ABC transporter permease produces the protein MLAFTLRRAIQAIGVMIAVGVIAFSMFRFAGDPVNQMVGMDTSGAERAAIRKSLGLDDPIIVQFGRYVGNAAQFKFGVSYQFRLPVTNLLMERMPATLELAIVATIFAMLSGILMGVYSALRRDSWLAHIFQAVSLIGISLPTFLIGVLMIYLFSVTLGWLPSFGRGDVVHIGWWTTGLLTLSGLKALIMPSITLGLFQMTLIMRLVRAEMLEVLRTDYIRFARARGLTTRAIHFGHALRNTLVPVITVAGLQFGSVIAFAIITETVFQWPGMGLLFVQAVQNVDIPIMAAYLMMVSLIFVTINLVVDILYTIVDPRLRSTVSRAH, from the coding sequence ATGCTCGCTTTCACACTGCGCCGAGCCATCCAGGCCATCGGTGTCATGATCGCCGTTGGGGTCATCGCCTTCTCGATGTTCCGCTTCGCCGGCGATCCCGTGAACCAGATGGTGGGGATGGATACGTCAGGCGCCGAACGCGCCGCGATCCGCAAATCGCTCGGTCTCGACGATCCCATCATCGTGCAGTTCGGCCGCTATGTCGGCAACGCTGCGCAATTCAAATTCGGCGTGTCCTACCAGTTCCGCCTGCCGGTCACGAACCTGCTGATGGAGCGGATGCCGGCGACGCTCGAGCTGGCCATCGTTGCCACGATCTTTGCGATGCTCAGCGGCATCCTGATGGGCGTCTACTCCGCGCTACGCCGCGACAGCTGGCTCGCGCACATATTCCAAGCCGTGTCGCTGATCGGCATTTCGCTGCCGACCTTCCTGATCGGCGTTCTCATGATCTACCTGTTCTCGGTGACCCTCGGCTGGCTGCCCTCGTTCGGACGGGGCGACGTCGTGCATATCGGCTGGTGGACGACGGGCCTGCTGACGCTGTCGGGCCTGAAAGCGCTGATCATGCCTTCGATCACGCTTGGCCTGTTCCAGATGACGCTGATTATGCGGCTGGTGCGCGCCGAGATGCTGGAAGTGCTGCGGACCGACTACATCCGCTTCGCCCGCGCCCGCGGGCTGACCACGCGGGCGATCCATTTCGGCCACGCGCTGCGCAACACGCTGGTTCCCGTGATCACCGTGGCAGGCCTGCAATTCGGCTCGGTCATTGCTTTCGCGATCATCACCGAAACCGTGTTCCAATGGCCGGGCATGGGGCTCCTGTTCGTGCAGGCCGTTCAGAACGTCGATATCCCGATCATGGCGGCCTATCTGATGATGGTCTCCCTGATCTTCGTCACCATCAACCTCGTGGTTGATATCCTCTACACCATCGTCGATCCGCGGCTGCGCTCGACGGTCAGCCGGGCACACTGA
- a CDS encoding wax ester/triacylglycerol synthase family O-acyltransferase, translating into MADGKKLSSLDASFLYLETPEMPMHVGSMAIFRLPDDYKGDFFEDFKAMIVSRLHIAPILKARLEKAPLDIDHPTWVEDDQFDIDRHIFRASLPAPRDRATLERIVGWMHAKLLNRARPLWEFYVFEGMKDNEVGLYSKMHHAAIDGGAGAALTSMIYDVSPIPRKVDPPTAGSKPGQEPRDIAANLLDSYQQLFSQPLDASQAARNLQLPRTGKSDIGSILFDNAMYQIESAVRFAGNIPTVLKSVSDVLGKVADPKSRESLASMVSPPTMLNKTISSERSFAGVSISLSRAKALAKQAGGKLNDVVLALASGVVRRYLLQYGTLPAKSLTAAVPISLREEGNTEANNQVFGMICSIATNVEDPKARLEAIIAQSTKSKEMSHPLRALMPQVSNISMLGAPIMVQILALLYSRSNLSDVLPPAANITVSNVPGPRQTLYAAGAELLHTFPVSISTHGQALNITVQSYRDQLDFGFIVGANIIPHVQVMCDMLPEEFAALEAAYAPPASDIKGAAE; encoded by the coding sequence ATGGCTGACGGTAAGAAACTGTCGTCGCTGGACGCGTCATTTCTCTATCTGGAAACGCCTGAGATGCCGATGCATGTCGGCAGCATGGCGATCTTTCGCCTGCCTGACGACTACAAGGGCGACTTCTTCGAAGACTTCAAGGCGATGATCGTCTCGCGGCTGCACATCGCGCCGATCCTCAAAGCGCGCCTGGAGAAGGCGCCGCTCGACATCGATCATCCGACCTGGGTCGAGGACGACCAGTTCGACATCGACCGTCACATCTTCCGCGCCAGCCTGCCGGCCCCGCGCGACCGCGCCACGCTCGAGCGCATCGTCGGCTGGATGCACGCCAAGCTCCTGAACCGTGCCCGCCCGCTCTGGGAGTTCTACGTGTTCGAGGGCATGAAGGACAACGAGGTCGGGCTCTATTCCAAGATGCACCATGCCGCCATCGACGGTGGTGCCGGTGCGGCCCTGACCAGCATGATCTACGACGTCTCGCCAATTCCGCGCAAAGTCGATCCGCCGACGGCTGGTTCGAAGCCCGGGCAGGAGCCGCGCGACATCGCCGCGAACCTGCTCGATTCGTATCAGCAGCTCTTCTCTCAGCCACTTGACGCTTCGCAGGCCGCCAGGAATTTGCAACTGCCGCGCACCGGCAAGAGCGACATCGGCTCGATCCTGTTCGACAATGCGATGTACCAGATCGAGAGCGCGGTGCGCTTTGCCGGTAACATCCCGACCGTGCTCAAAAGCGTGTCCGACGTGCTCGGCAAGGTCGCCGATCCCAAATCGCGCGAAAGCCTCGCCAGCATGGTGTCGCCGCCGACCATGCTCAACAAGACGATCTCGTCGGAGCGCAGCTTTGCCGGCGTGTCGATCTCACTGTCGCGCGCCAAGGCGCTGGCCAAACAGGCCGGCGGCAAGCTCAACGACGTCGTGTTGGCGCTCGCCTCCGGCGTGGTCCGCCGCTACCTCCTGCAATATGGCACGCTACCCGCGAAATCCCTGACCGCGGCCGTGCCGATCTCGCTGCGCGAGGAGGGCAACACCGAGGCCAACAACCAGGTGTTCGGCATGATCTGCTCGATCGCTACCAATGTCGAAGATCCCAAAGCGCGGCTTGAGGCCATTATCGCGCAATCGACCAAGTCCAAGGAGATGTCGCATCCTTTGCGTGCCCTGATGCCGCAGGTTTCCAACATTTCGATGCTGGGCGCGCCGATCATGGTGCAGATCCTGGCGCTGCTCTACAGCCGCTCCAATCTGTCGGATGTGCTGCCGCCGGCCGCCAATATCACTGTGTCCAACGTGCCGGGGCCGCGGCAGACGCTCTACGCGGCCGGTGCCGAGCTACTGCACACCTTCCCGGTGTCGATCTCGACCCACGGGCAGGCGCTCAACATCACGGTGCAGAGCTATCGGGACCAGCTCGATTTCGGCTTCATCGTCGGCGCAAACATCATCCCGCATGTGCAGGTGATGTGCGACATGCTGCCGGAGGAGTTTGCCGCACTCGAAGCGGCCTATGCGCCGCCCGCGTCTGACATCAAGGGCGCGGCCGAATAG
- a CDS encoding bifunctional cytochrome P450/NADPH--P450 reductase, with amino-acid sequence MSSKNRLDPIPQPPTKPVVGNMLSLDSAAPVQHLTRLAKELGPIFWLDMMGSPIVVVSGHDLVDELSDEKRFDKTVRGALRRVRAVGGDGLFTADTKEPNWSKAHNILLQPFGNRAMQSYHPSMVDIAEQLVQKWERLNADDEIDVVHDMTALTLDTIGLCGFDYRFNSFYRRDYHPFVESLVRSLETIMMTRGLPFEQLWMQKRRKTLGEDVAFMNKMVDEIIAERRKSAEGIDDKKDMLAAMMTGVDRSTGEQLDDVNIRYQINTFLIAGHETTSGLLSYTLYALLKQPDILKKAYDEVDRVFGPDVNARPTYQQVTQLTYITQILKEALRLWPPAPAYGISPLSDETIGGGKYKLRKGTFITILVTALHRDPSVWGPNPDAFDPENFSKEAEAKRPINAWKPFGNGQRACIGRGFAMHEAALALGMILQRFKLIDHQRYQMHLKETLTMKPEGFKIKVRPRADRERGAYGGPVAAAAAPKTQRQPTTRPGHNTPMLVLYGSNLGTAEELATRMADLAEINGFAVHLGPLDDYVGKLPQEGGVLIICASYNGAPPDNATQFVKWLGEDLPKDAFAGVRYAVFGCGNSDWAATYQSVPRFIDEQLSAHGARAVYPRGEGDARSDLDGQFQKWFPAAAQVATKEFGIDWNFTRTAEDDPLYAIEPVAVTAVNTIVAQGGAVAMKVLANDELQNKSGANPSERSTRHIEVQLPTNITYRVGDHLSIVPRNDPTLVDSVARRFGFLPADQIRLQVAEGRRAQLPVGNAVSVGRLLSEFVELQQVATRKQIQTMAEHTRCPVTKPKLLAFVGEEPEPLERYRTEILGKRKSVFDLLLEYPACELPFHVYLEMLSLLAPRYYSISSSPSVDPARCSVTVGVVEGPAASGRGTYKGICSNYLANRRAGDTVYATVRETKAGFRLPDDPSVPIIMIGPGTGLAPFRGFLQERAARKAKGANLGPSMLFFGCRHPDQDFLYAEELKALAASGITELFTAFSRAEGPKTYVQHVLAAQKDKVWPLIEQGAIIYVCGDGSRMEPDVKAALVAIYREKSGSDAAAGARWIDEMGTKNRYVLDVWAGG; translated from the coding sequence ATGTCATCGAAGAACCGTCTGGACCCGATTCCGCAGCCGCCGACCAAGCCGGTGGTCGGCAACATGCTGTCACTGGATTCGGCCGCTCCCGTGCAGCACCTGACGCGGCTTGCCAAGGAGCTCGGCCCGATCTTCTGGCTCGACATGATGGGCTCGCCGATCGTCGTCGTCTCCGGCCACGATCTCGTCGACGAGCTCTCTGACGAGAAGCGCTTCGACAAGACGGTGCGCGGCGCGCTGCGGCGCGTGCGTGCGGTCGGCGGCGACGGCCTGTTCACGGCTGACACCAAGGAGCCGAACTGGAGCAAGGCGCACAACATCCTGCTGCAGCCCTTCGGCAATCGCGCCATGCAGTCCTACCATCCGAGCATGGTCGATATCGCCGAGCAGCTCGTTCAGAAATGGGAGCGTCTGAACGCCGACGACGAGATCGATGTCGTTCACGACATGACGGCGCTGACGTTGGACACGATCGGCCTTTGCGGTTTCGACTACCGCTTCAACTCGTTCTACCGGCGCGATTACCATCCCTTCGTCGAGTCGCTGGTGCGCTCGCTCGAAACCATCATGATGACGCGCGGCCTGCCGTTCGAGCAGCTCTGGATGCAGAAGCGGCGGAAAACGCTCGGCGAGGACGTCGCCTTCATGAACAAGATGGTCGACGAGATCATCGCCGAACGCCGCAAGAGCGCCGAAGGCATCGACGACAAGAAGGACATGCTCGCTGCGATGATGACCGGCGTCGACCGGTCGACCGGCGAGCAGCTCGACGACGTCAACATACGCTACCAGATCAACACGTTTCTGATCGCGGGGCATGAGACCACCAGCGGCCTGTTGTCCTACACGCTCTACGCGCTGCTTAAGCAGCCGGACATTCTCAAGAAAGCCTATGACGAGGTCGACCGCGTCTTCGGCCCCGACGTCAACGCCAGGCCGACCTATCAGCAGGTGACGCAGCTCACCTACATCACGCAGATCCTGAAGGAGGCGCTGCGGCTGTGGCCGCCGGCGCCCGCCTATGGCATCTCGCCGCTGAGCGACGAGACCATTGGCGGTGGCAAGTACAAGCTCAGGAAAGGCACGTTCATCACGATCCTGGTGACTGCACTGCATCGCGATCCCAGCGTCTGGGGACCCAATCCCGATGCGTTCGATCCCGAAAACTTCAGCAAGGAAGCCGAGGCCAAGCGGCCGATCAATGCCTGGAAGCCGTTCGGCAACGGCCAGCGCGCCTGCATCGGTCGCGGCTTTGCCATGCACGAGGCGGCACTTGCGCTCGGTATGATCCTGCAGCGCTTCAAGCTGATCGACCATCAGCGCTATCAGATGCACCTGAAGGAAACGCTGACGATGAAGCCGGAGGGCTTCAAGATCAAGGTTCGTCCGCGCGCCGATCGCGAGCGCGGCGCCTATGGCGGGCCTGTTGCAGCGGCTGCGGCGCCAAAGACGCAGCGCCAGCCGACCACGCGGCCCGGTCACAACACACCGATGCTGGTGCTCTACGGCTCCAATCTCGGCACCGCAGAGGAGCTTGCCACGCGTATGGCTGATCTTGCCGAGATCAACGGCTTTGCCGTGCATCTCGGGCCGCTCGACGACTACGTCGGCAAGCTGCCACAGGAGGGAGGCGTGCTGATCATCTGCGCCTCCTACAACGGCGCCCCACCCGACAATGCGACGCAATTCGTAAAATGGCTCGGCGAGGATCTGCCGAAGGATGCCTTCGCCGGCGTGCGCTATGCCGTGTTCGGCTGCGGCAACAGCGACTGGGCCGCGACCTATCAATCCGTACCCCGCTTCATCGACGAGCAATTGTCGGCGCATGGTGCGCGGGCGGTCTATCCGCGCGGCGAGGGAGATGCGCGCAGCGATCTCGACGGCCAGTTCCAGAAATGGTTCCCGGCGGCTGCTCAGGTCGCGACCAAGGAATTCGGCATCGACTGGAATTTCACCCGTACTGCGGAAGATGATCCGCTCTACGCGATCGAGCCGGTTGCGGTGACCGCCGTCAACACCATCGTTGCCCAGGGCGGCGCTGTCGCGATGAAGGTGCTGGCCAATGACGAGCTTCAGAACAAGTCAGGTGCCAATCCGTCGGAGCGCTCGACACGCCATATCGAGGTGCAGCTGCCGACCAACATCACCTACCGCGTCGGGGATCACTTGAGCATCGTTCCGCGCAACGATCCGACGCTGGTGGATTCCGTCGCCCGCCGCTTCGGCTTCCTGCCGGCCGACCAGATCAGGCTTCAGGTGGCCGAAGGCCGCCGTGCGCAATTGCCGGTCGGCAATGCCGTGTCGGTCGGACGGCTGCTCAGCGAGTTCGTCGAGTTGCAGCAGGTGGCCACGCGGAAGCAGATCCAGACCATGGCCGAGCACACCCGCTGCCCGGTCACCAAGCCGAAGCTGCTGGCCTTTGTCGGCGAGGAGCCTGAGCCGCTCGAGCGCTACCGGACCGAGATCTTGGGCAAGCGCAAATCGGTGTTCGATCTGCTGCTCGAATATCCGGCCTGCGAACTGCCATTCCACGTCTATCTGGAAATGCTCTCGCTGCTGGCGCCGCGCTATTACTCGATCTCGTCCTCGCCGTCGGTCGATCCAGCGCGTTGCAGCGTCACCGTCGGCGTGGTCGAAGGACCGGCGGCCTCGGGGCGCGGCACCTACAAGGGCATCTGCTCGAACTATCTCGCCAACCGGCGCGCGGGCGATACGGTCTACGCGACTGTCCGCGAGACCAAGGCCGGCTTCCGGCTGCCCGACGATCCATCCGTGCCGATCATCATGATCGGCCCGGGCACGGGGCTCGCGCCGTTCCGCGGCTTCCTCCAGGAGCGCGCCGCGCGCAAGGCCAAGGGCGCCAACCTTGGACCATCCATGCTGTTCTTCGGCTGCCGCCATCCCGACCAGGACTTCCTCTATGCGGAGGAGCTGAAGGCGCTGGCTGCAAGCGGCATCACCGAGCTGTTCACCGCGTTCTCGCGGGCGGAGGGACCGAAGACCTATGTGCAGCACGTGCTCGCCGCGCAGAAGGACAAGGTCTGGCCGTTGATCGAGCAGGGCGCGATCATCTATGTCTGCGGCGACGGCAGCAGGATGGAGCCCGATGTGAAGGCGGCGCTCGTTGCGATCTACCGCGAGAAGAGCGGTAGCGATGCTGCCGCGGGCGCCCGCTGGATCGATGAGATGGGTACGAAGAACCGCTATGTGCTGGACGTCTGGGCCGGCGGGTGA
- a CDS encoding DUF6489 family protein has protein sequence MKVNIEIDCTPLEARQFFGLPDVSPMQTAVMDKLQQQVLSNIEKVSPESLIQSWFTFDPKLAERFQDMFVTMAGLGAPRSGDKKK, from the coding sequence ATGAAAGTTAACATCGAAATCGACTGCACCCCCCTCGAGGCCCGCCAGTTCTTCGGATTGCCGGATGTGTCGCCGATGCAGACGGCGGTGATGGACAAGCTCCAGCAGCAGGTCCTGAGCAACATCGAGAAGGTTTCGCCGGAATCGCTGATCCAGAGCTGGTTCACCTTCGATCCCAAGCTGGCGGAACGGTTTCAGGACATGTTCGTGACCATGGCTGGTCTCGGCGCCCCGCGTAGCGGCGACAAGAAGAAATAA